In Chitinivibrionales bacterium, one genomic interval encodes:
- the recN gene encoding DNA repair protein RecN, producing MIRELHIKNLALIEDVQVEFSAGFSVFTGETGAGKSILVGAIGLLLGERASAEQVRSGFDEAEVSGVFELSAMRKPLADIFVQNSIGVEGGACIVRRVISRSGKNRVYINQVPVPLSVLKTVGDNLVDFHGQHEHQSLLDPQNGQRTIDRLPGVDKPAAEYAVRFAAYVAARGALAEHDKRSADLAAKRDVLEFQYNELKTLGLAVGEEAKLEQELSLASTSAQRIECVAQINDILGGDETSISRQIGIIRKNLELLSRYDASAQAWLNDLQAPSAVFSALEAFCGEYLEKSGASVSPELLDAINARLAKIQRLKKKYACDFDGLLAKEQALKADLDALVNTDADRGVLAGREKAALDECLKTGRGLSSARRKHAAVFDKAITGQMVKLGFTGGEWHTEFVRFEAPQAFGLEDAQFAVRTNPGEPVLPLVKIASGGEISRLMLAIKAVLAAHDNIPILVFDEIDSGIGGMLAKEVAKALAALSATHQLLCISHLHQIASLADHHYHVYKDAQAGRTVTMVKKLSEKEKVAEIARMLGSESEISKKHAEELLKKK from the coding sequence ATGATCCGCGAACTGCACATAAAAAACCTGGCCCTCATCGAGGACGTGCAGGTGGAATTTTCCGCCGGCTTCTCGGTGTTCACGGGGGAGACCGGCGCGGGCAAGTCGATCCTCGTCGGCGCCATCGGCCTTTTGCTGGGCGAGCGCGCGTCGGCCGAGCAGGTGCGCAGCGGCTTTGACGAAGCGGAAGTGAGCGGCGTGTTCGAGCTTTCCGCCATGCGAAAGCCGTTGGCCGATATTTTCGTTCAAAACAGCATCGGGGTGGAGGGCGGCGCGTGCATCGTGCGCCGCGTTATTTCAAGGAGCGGAAAGAACCGCGTGTACATCAACCAGGTGCCGGTGCCGCTCTCCGTGCTCAAAACCGTTGGCGACAACCTGGTGGATTTCCATGGACAGCACGAGCACCAGTCGCTGCTCGACCCGCAGAACGGCCAGCGCACCATCGATCGCCTGCCGGGGGTCGACAAACCGGCCGCCGAATACGCCGTCCGCTTTGCGGCGTACGTCGCGGCCCGCGGCGCGCTTGCCGAGCATGACAAACGCAGCGCGGACCTTGCGGCAAAACGCGACGTGCTCGAGTTCCAGTACAACGAGTTGAAGACGCTCGGCCTTGCCGTGGGCGAGGAGGCGAAGCTCGAGCAAGAACTTTCCCTTGCGTCAACGTCGGCCCAGCGCATCGAATGCGTGGCGCAAATCAACGACATCCTCGGCGGCGACGAGACCTCGATAAGCAGGCAGATCGGCATTATCAGGAAAAACTTGGAGCTCCTGAGCCGGTACGACGCTTCGGCGCAAGCCTGGCTCAACGATTTGCAGGCGCCTTCGGCGGTTTTTTCGGCGCTCGAGGCGTTTTGCGGCGAGTACCTTGAGAAATCGGGAGCATCGGTGAGTCCCGAACTGCTTGATGCGATAAACGCGAGGCTCGCCAAGATCCAGCGGCTCAAAAAGAAATATGCCTGCGATTTTGACGGCCTGCTGGCAAAGGAGCAGGCGCTCAAGGCCGACCTCGATGCGCTGGTCAACACCGATGCGGACCGCGGCGTTCTTGCCGGCAGGGAAAAGGCGGCGCTTGACGAATGCCTCAAGACGGGCCGCGGCCTCTCGTCCGCGCGCAGGAAGCACGCCGCGGTTTTCGACAAGGCCATCACAGGCCAGATGGTGAAGCTCGGCTTTACCGGAGGGGAATGGCACACCGAGTTCGTTCGGTTCGAGGCGCCGCAGGCCTTCGGCCTCGAGGACGCGCAATTCGCGGTGCGCACCAACCCGGGCGAACCGGTCCTCCCGCTTGTAAAGATTGCCTCGGGCGGCGAGATCTCGCGTCTCATGCTTGCCATCAAGGCCGTGCTCGCCGCGCACGACAATATACCGATCCTCGTGTTCGACGAAATCGACTCGGGCATCGGCGGCATGCTCGCGAAAGAGGTGGCCAAGGCGCTCGCGGCGCTGAGCGCCACGCACCAGCTGCTCTGCATTTCGCATTTGCACCAGATCGCCAGCCTTGCCGACCACCATTACCACGTGTACAAGGACGCGCAGGCCGGCCGCACCGTCACCATGGTGAAAAAACTTTCCGAAAAGGAAAAGGTCGCCGAAATTGCGCGCATGCTGGGGAGTGAAAGCGAGATATCCAAGAAGCATGCTGAGGAATTGCTGAAAAAGAAATAA
- a CDS encoding radical SAM protein yields MPQKKIVFIYPAGDVKIFGGNDEEFTQQEKTISPPLGILYLAAELIDAGYAVDCCDYNAEKYTDEHLSALIADADLVGISLLSFSRKNAFGIIRKINAMRPGLAVIVGGPDCILHPRPIPGTVLTVACEAEKVIVEIVEAVLAGKSPEQLPGVIFTDASGAVKTGKPYYYVDDLDTIKFPRRDLLRDNKGYSILGKRSRDITTIITSRGCPKKCTFCAHAALAYQKYRSRSAENVVEEIRLIAEQGYRILGIVDDNFTADKVRAKKILSGIIGLGARLTMAVQGRADAADAELFSLMKKAGVVLITFGLESGNQEVLDFYNKGASVETIGNAVRLADRAGLYTAGMFIFGAPMETVEHFRRTYEFAASLPLDVTSFWILDYTYGSILWQRAREQGKVTDEDFNTPAGKERGTSIYPTKFIEEFGRKSFFKFYRRPSYWLRQAVKFCKVHNLYFLWVLWLGLVWLVQRRIGLWLEPVRRLMTNKNSRKKTADAVAVDAEA; encoded by the coding sequence ATGCCTCAGAAAAAAATTGTCTTTATTTATCCCGCGGGCGACGTGAAAATATTCGGCGGGAACGACGAGGAGTTCACCCAGCAGGAAAAAACAATTTCCCCGCCGCTGGGCATACTTTACCTTGCCGCTGAATTGATTGACGCGGGCTATGCTGTTGACTGTTGCGACTACAACGCCGAGAAATATACCGATGAGCATCTTTCCGCGCTCATCGCTGATGCCGACCTGGTGGGCATCTCGCTCTTGAGCTTCAGCAGGAAAAACGCGTTCGGCATCATCCGGAAGATCAACGCCATGCGCCCCGGCCTGGCCGTGATCGTGGGCGGTCCCGACTGCATCCTGCACCCACGGCCCATACCGGGCACGGTGCTGACCGTGGCGTGCGAGGCGGAAAAGGTCATCGTCGAGATCGTGGAGGCGGTGCTGGCCGGGAAAAGTCCGGAGCAATTGCCCGGCGTGATTTTCACCGACGCTTCCGGCGCGGTGAAAACCGGCAAGCCATACTATTATGTGGACGACCTTGACACGATAAAATTTCCGCGCCGCGATTTGCTGCGCGACAACAAGGGGTATTCCATTCTCGGCAAGCGCAGCCGCGACATCACCACGATCATCACGTCGCGGGGCTGCCCCAAAAAATGCACGTTCTGCGCGCACGCCGCGCTCGCGTACCAGAAATACCGGTCGCGCAGCGCCGAAAACGTGGTGGAGGAGATACGGCTCATCGCAGAACAGGGCTACCGGATCCTCGGCATCGTGGACGACAATTTCACCGCCGACAAAGTGCGCGCCAAGAAGATCCTGAGCGGTATCATCGGCCTTGGCGCCAGGCTCACCATGGCGGTGCAGGGAAGGGCCGACGCGGCCGACGCCGAGCTGTTTTCCCTCATGAAAAAGGCGGGCGTGGTGCTCATCACTTTCGGACTCGAGTCGGGCAACCAGGAGGTGCTTGACTTTTACAACAAAGGCGCGTCGGTGGAGACCATCGGCAACGCGGTGCGGCTCGCGGACAGGGCGGGGCTTTACACCGCGGGAATGTTCATTTTCGGCGCGCCCATGGAGACCGTGGAGCATTTCAGGCGCACCTACGAGTTCGCTGCGTCGCTGCCGCTCGACGTCACGAGCTTCTGGATCCTCGACTACACCTACGGGTCCATCCTATGGCAGAGGGCCCGCGAGCAGGGCAAGGTCACAGACGAGGACTTCAACACGCCCGCGGGCAAGGAACGCGGCACGAGCATCTATCCCACCAAGTTCATCGAGGAATTCGGCAGGAAAAGCTTTTTCAAATTTTACCGCAGGCCGTCGTACTGGCTGCGGCAGGCTGTGAAGTTTTGCAAAGTGCACAACCTGTATTTTTTGTGGGTGCTGTGGCTGGGGCTTGTATGGCTTGTGCAAAGAAGGATTGGGTTGTGGCTGGAACCGGTGCGCAGGTTGATGACAAATAAGAATAGCCGGAAGAAAACAGCCGATGCGGTTGCGGTCGATGCGGAGGCATAA
- a CDS encoding OmpA family protein: MKRILLPIILATAAISLWAAADSASKPAPAPAPAAAPAAAPDTSSPTHGPAALTNAVLELKNELKDAYQQRASGKLTDIDLYTYALARIEVTYQYMLENFPGGQQKKGILNWLGSGVKEKRALEMFKACSLSAEAAMLQFQRNDLDNELANISAKRDSIHSEINQIGDKIAGIERDKASELRSKLDAENEKNRKLREDAEKKFMSLQSELIKVRKDARGTIISVSDLLFGFDKADLTPDLKTSLAKIAGILMVYTKCRVAVEGHTDNIGTEAYNKDLSTRRAKNVRDYLVSQSIPESRLSYVGYGFKRPIATNSTKEGRAKNRRVDLVVIDIK, encoded by the coding sequence ATGAAACGCATTCTTCTTCCCATCATCCTTGCGACGGCGGCGATATCCTTGTGGGCAGCGGCAGATTCGGCTTCGAAGCCTGCTCCGGCGCCCGCGCCAGCGGCCGCGCCCGCCGCCGCACCCGACACCTCGAGCCCCACGCACGGACCCGCGGCGCTGACCAACGCCGTCCTCGAGCTCAAGAACGAACTCAAGGACGCCTACCAGCAGCGGGCGAGCGGCAAGCTCACCGACATCGATCTTTACACATACGCATTGGCGCGCATCGAGGTCACCTACCAGTACATGCTCGAGAATTTCCCCGGCGGCCAGCAGAAGAAAGGCATCCTCAACTGGCTCGGGTCGGGCGTCAAGGAGAAGCGCGCGCTCGAAATGTTCAAGGCGTGCTCGCTTTCGGCAGAGGCCGCCATGCTCCAGTTCCAGCGCAACGACCTCGACAACGAACTCGCGAACATCTCGGCCAAGCGGGACTCCATCCACAGCGAGATCAACCAGATCGGCGACAAGATCGCCGGCATCGAGCGGGACAAGGCGTCTGAACTGAGGTCGAAGCTCGACGCGGAAAACGAGAAGAACCGCAAGCTACGCGAGGATGCCGAGAAAAAGTTCATGTCGCTACAGAGCGAGCTGATCAAGGTGAGAAAGGACGCGCGCGGCACCATCATCTCCGTGTCAGACCTGCTGTTCGGCTTTGACAAGGCCGACCTGACGCCCGACCTCAAGACCAGCCTCGCGAAGATCGCGGGCATTCTTATGGTGTATACCAAGTGCCGCGTGGCCGTGGAAGGCCATACCGACAACATCGGCACCGAGGCCTACAACAAGGACCTGTCCACGCGCCGTGCCAAGAACGTGCGCGACTACCTTGTTTCGCAGAGCATCCCGGAAAGCAGGCTCTCGTACGTGGGCTACGGGTTCAAGCGGCCCATCGCGACCAACAGCACGAAAGAGGGAAGGGCGAAGAACAGGCGGGTGGATCTGGTGGTTATTGACATAAAGTAA
- a CDS encoding NAD(+)/NADH kinase gives MNMKPITSYGIIAFKKNQKILSVLDRIVKWSNASKVPVFFHPALTSHVSRPAGVCASEEELLAKSEALISVGGDGTFLSAVHLSHFSGKAVIGVNMGGIGFLTDIGPESLEADLDKMSKGDYRTTMRMLLEARIMREGKEVKAMRALNDIFINRFDQPKLVSIKAWCGGEFITEFVSDGLIIASPAGSTAYSLSAGGPIVDPTVKAFLLTPICPHSLTERPLILPCDKQVRLVAGGRNASVMISADGIDNMRLTMGDEVVVSYCGDQTNLLQLSERSHFDLLRTKLGWGKDLKAGERPEE, from the coding sequence ATGAACATGAAGCCAATTACCTCGTACGGCATTATTGCCTTCAAAAAAAATCAGAAAATCCTTTCGGTCCTTGACCGGATTGTCAAATGGTCAAACGCCTCCAAGGTTCCGGTATTTTTCCACCCGGCGCTCACGTCGCACGTTTCACGGCCCGCGGGCGTGTGCGCGAGTGAGGAAGAATTGCTTGCCAAAAGCGAAGCGCTGATATCCGTGGGCGGCGACGGCACGTTCCTTTCCGCGGTTCACCTGTCGCATTTCTCGGGAAAGGCGGTGATCGGTGTCAATATGGGCGGCATCGGGTTCCTCACCGACATCGGGCCCGAGAGCCTCGAGGCCGACCTTGACAAAATGAGCAAGGGCGACTACCGTACCACCATGCGCATGCTGCTCGAGGCGCGCATCATGCGCGAAGGTAAAGAAGTAAAGGCCATGCGCGCGCTCAACGACATTTTCATCAACCGGTTCGACCAGCCCAAGCTCGTGTCGATAAAGGCGTGGTGCGGCGGCGAGTTCATCACCGAGTTCGTTTCCGACGGCCTCATCATCGCGTCGCCGGCAGGCTCCACTGCCTATTCGCTTTCCGCGGGCGGGCCCATCGTCGACCCAACGGTGAAGGCGTTTTTGCTCACGCCGATATGCCCGCACTCGCTCACCGAGCGTCCGCTCATTCTGCCGTGCGACAAGCAGGTGCGCCTCGTGGCGGGCGGCAGAAACGCCAGCGTGATGATCAGCGCCGACGGCATTGACAACATGCGCCTGACCATGGGCGACGAGGTCGTGGTGAGCTACTGCGGCGACCAGACCAATTTGCTGCAGCTTTCGGAGCGCTCGCATTTCGACTTGCTGCGCACCAAGCTCGGCTGGGGCAAGGACCTCAAGGCGGGGGAAAGGCCGGAAGAATAA